A genomic stretch from Solanum stenotomum isolate F172 chromosome 8, ASM1918654v1, whole genome shotgun sequence includes:
- the LOC125874644 gene encoding uncharacterized protein LOC125874644 isoform X4, with protein MGGDTTSPHSTLIHSTEESSFVLKFPDNPPSSPWFLSGSDLFGSKVENGEVGLGSMDLEEFFQASSDVIDEVNKKRIRNVYMDVLKSYEELQFHKDYLKEAKSKILSYTPGSWIEEVGGMKVSDYNIPKKMTLLLIGPRGSGKSCLINKISRVFDDDPFTPERAQVSYSSDGDGTYFLHEYTMPKGSSSFCLYDTRGLSDDLNENKKILDRWMTKGVRHGKLIMRDSDDAHPKSNVSRNRYCASETNVVNCVIFVVSAVQILQSMDSDDETKRQQTRAVATNFNYPLLSFKDEKPIVVLTHGDLLSLSDRTRIRMHLGQLLGIHPKKQFFDIPESDDFGTRLTILNMLRHCLEHADKNLPFKKDLPFKSPYSSKGALQMLAVRLLLTYAVLAILFGMGMMFKNTLKAKVASVPDSQVSQSHMDIDWHATAVDSAPYLQPEAMQPHVKVECHASEVDSVLNLHPEAPQSDENLDWGAIRHLWSD; from the exons ATGGGTGGAGATACTACATCCCCTCATTCCACCCTCATCCATTCCACTG AAGAATCATCTTTTGTTCTGAAGTTCCCTGATAATCCGCCAAGTTCGCCTTGGTTTCTCAG TGGTAGTGATCTTTTTGGCTCAAAAGTAGAGAATGGAGAAGTTGGACTAGGTTCTATGGATTTGGAGGAATTCTTTCAAGCTTCTTCAGATGTAATTGATGAGGTGAATAAAAAGCGGATAAGGAATGTATATATGGACGTCCTCAAGAGCTATGAGGAACTGCAGTTCCATAAGGATTATTTGAAGGAAGCCAAAAGTAAAATCTTGAG CTACACCCCTGGATCATGGATTGAGGAGGTGGGTGGCATGAAAGTGAGTGATTACAATATACCAAAAAAGATGACACTCTTGTTGATTGGTCCAAGAGGATCTGGAAAAAGCTGTCTTATTAACAAGATCTCCAGAGTGTTTGATGATGATCCTTTTACACCAGAAAGAGCTCAAGTATCGT ATTCTTCTGATGGAGATGGGACATATTTTCTCCACGAGTACACGATGCCAAAAGGTTCTAGTTCTTTCTGTTTGTATGACACACGTGGTTTGTCGGATGATTTgaatgaaaataagaaaattttggaCCGCTGGATGACAAAAGGGGTTCGTCATGGGAAGCTAATAATGAG GGATTCTGATGATGCACATCCGAAGTCTAACGTTAGCCGAAATAGATACTGTGCCAGTGAGACCAATGTGGTTAATTGTGTCATATTTGTTGTCAGTGCGGTCCAAATTCTGCAATCGATGGACAGTGATGATGAAACAAAGAGGCAACAAACTCGAGCTGTTGCTACAAATTTCAACTACCCTCTCTTGTCATTCAAAG ATGAAAAACCTATTGTTGTGCTCACACATGGTGATTTACTTTCACTTTCGGATCGTACGCGCATCCGCATGCATTTGGGACAGCTGCTGGGTATTCATCCCAAGAAACAATTTTTTGACATACCAG AAAGTGATGATTTTGGGACTAGGTTGACTATACTCAACATGCTGCGCCATTGTCTTGAGCATGCTGATAAAAACCTACCCTTCAAAAAAGACCTACCTTTCAAAAGCCCATATAGCAGCAAG GGGGCCTTGCAGATGCTTGCAGTACGTCTTCTATTGACATATGCGGTTCTAGCAATACTTTTTGGAATGGGGATGATGTTCAAGAATACTCTCAAAGCCAAAGTTGCCTCAGTTCCCGATTCACAGGTATCACAATCACATATGGACATAGATTGGCATGCAACTGCTGTTGATTCTGCACCCTATCTTCAGCCAGAGGCAATGCAACCACATGTAAAAGTAGAGTGTCATGCAAGTGAG GTTGATTCTGTCCTCAATCTTCACCCTGAGGCCCCCCAATCAGATGAAAACTTAGATTGGGGTGCAATCCGACACTTATGGTCCGACTAA
- the LOC125874644 gene encoding uncharacterized protein LOC125874644 isoform X1, whose product MGGDTTSPHSTLIHSTEESSFVLKFPDNPPSSPWFLSGSDLFGSKVENGEVGLGSMDLEEFFQASSDVIDEVNKKRIRNVYMDVLKSYEELQFHKDYLKEAKSKILSYTPGSWIEEVGGMKVSDYNIPKKMTLLLIGPRGSGKSCLINKISRVFDDDPFTPERAQVSYSSDGDGTYFLHEYTMPKGSSSFCLYDTRGLSDDLNENKKILDRWMTKGVRHGKLIMRDSDDAHPKSNVSRNRYCASETNVVNCVIFVVSAVQILQSMDSDDETKRQQTRAVATNFNYPLLSFKDEKPIVVLTHGDLLSLSDRTRIRMHLGQLLGIHPKKQFFDIPESDDFGTRLTILNMLRHCLEHADKNLPFKKDLPFKSPYSSKGALQMLAVRLLLTYAVLAILFGMGMMFKNTLKAKVASVPDSQVSQSHMDIDWHATAVDSAPYLQPEAMQPHVKVECHASEVDFVRNLHPEPPQSDENLDCRASEVDSVRDLHPEVHQSDENLDCHASEVDSVLNLHPEAPQSDENLDWGAIRHLWSD is encoded by the exons ATGGGTGGAGATACTACATCCCCTCATTCCACCCTCATCCATTCCACTG AAGAATCATCTTTTGTTCTGAAGTTCCCTGATAATCCGCCAAGTTCGCCTTGGTTTCTCAG TGGTAGTGATCTTTTTGGCTCAAAAGTAGAGAATGGAGAAGTTGGACTAGGTTCTATGGATTTGGAGGAATTCTTTCAAGCTTCTTCAGATGTAATTGATGAGGTGAATAAAAAGCGGATAAGGAATGTATATATGGACGTCCTCAAGAGCTATGAGGAACTGCAGTTCCATAAGGATTATTTGAAGGAAGCCAAAAGTAAAATCTTGAG CTACACCCCTGGATCATGGATTGAGGAGGTGGGTGGCATGAAAGTGAGTGATTACAATATACCAAAAAAGATGACACTCTTGTTGATTGGTCCAAGAGGATCTGGAAAAAGCTGTCTTATTAACAAGATCTCCAGAGTGTTTGATGATGATCCTTTTACACCAGAAAGAGCTCAAGTATCGT ATTCTTCTGATGGAGATGGGACATATTTTCTCCACGAGTACACGATGCCAAAAGGTTCTAGTTCTTTCTGTTTGTATGACACACGTGGTTTGTCGGATGATTTgaatgaaaataagaaaattttggaCCGCTGGATGACAAAAGGGGTTCGTCATGGGAAGCTAATAATGAG GGATTCTGATGATGCACATCCGAAGTCTAACGTTAGCCGAAATAGATACTGTGCCAGTGAGACCAATGTGGTTAATTGTGTCATATTTGTTGTCAGTGCGGTCCAAATTCTGCAATCGATGGACAGTGATGATGAAACAAAGAGGCAACAAACTCGAGCTGTTGCTACAAATTTCAACTACCCTCTCTTGTCATTCAAAG ATGAAAAACCTATTGTTGTGCTCACACATGGTGATTTACTTTCACTTTCGGATCGTACGCGCATCCGCATGCATTTGGGACAGCTGCTGGGTATTCATCCCAAGAAACAATTTTTTGACATACCAG AAAGTGATGATTTTGGGACTAGGTTGACTATACTCAACATGCTGCGCCATTGTCTTGAGCATGCTGATAAAAACCTACCCTTCAAAAAAGACCTACCTTTCAAAAGCCCATATAGCAGCAAG GGGGCCTTGCAGATGCTTGCAGTACGTCTTCTATTGACATATGCGGTTCTAGCAATACTTTTTGGAATGGGGATGATGTTCAAGAATACTCTCAAAGCCAAAGTTGCCTCAGTTCCCGATTCACAGGTATCACAATCACATATGGACATAGATTGGCATGCAACTGCTGTTGATTCTGCACCCTATCTTCAGCCAGAGGCAATGCAACCACATGTAAAAGTAGAGTGTCATGCAAGTGAGGTTGATTTTGTTCGCAATCTTCACCCTGAGCCCCCCCAATCAGATGAAAACTTAGATTGTCGTGCAAGTGAGGTTGATTCTGTGCGCGATCTTCACCCTGAGGTCCACCAATCAGATGAGAACTTAGATTGTCATGCAAGTGAGGTTGATTCTGTCCTCAATCTTCACCCTGAGGCCCCCCAATCAGATGAAAACTTAGATTGGGGTGCAATCCGACACTTATGGTCCGACTAA
- the LOC125874644 gene encoding uncharacterized protein LOC125874644 isoform X3, translating to MGGDTTSPHSTLIHSTEESSFVLKFPDNPPSSPWFLSGSDLFGSKVENGEVGLGSMDLEEFFQASSDVIDEVNKKRIRNVYMDVLKSYEELQFHKDYLKEAKSKILSYTPGSWIEEVGGMKVSDYNIPKKMTLLLIGPRGSGKSCLINKISRVFDDDPFTPERAQVSYSSDGDGTYFLHEYTMPKGSSSFCLYDTRGLSDDLNENKKILDRWMTKGVRHGKLIMRDSDDAHPKSNVSRNRYCASETNVVNCVIFVVSAVQILQSMDSDDETKRQQTRAVATNFNYPLLSFKDEKPIVVLTHGDLLSLSDRTRIRMHLGQLLGIHPKKQFFDIPESDDFGTRLTILNMLRHCLEHADKNLPFKKDLPFKSPYSSKGALQMLAVRLLLTYAVLAILFGMGMMFKNTLKAKVASVPDSQVSQSHMDIDWHATAVDSAPYLQPEAMQPHVKVECHASEVDFVRNLHPEPPQSDENLDCRASEVDSVRDLHPEAPQSDENLDWGAIRHLWSD from the exons ATGGGTGGAGATACTACATCCCCTCATTCCACCCTCATCCATTCCACTG AAGAATCATCTTTTGTTCTGAAGTTCCCTGATAATCCGCCAAGTTCGCCTTGGTTTCTCAG TGGTAGTGATCTTTTTGGCTCAAAAGTAGAGAATGGAGAAGTTGGACTAGGTTCTATGGATTTGGAGGAATTCTTTCAAGCTTCTTCAGATGTAATTGATGAGGTGAATAAAAAGCGGATAAGGAATGTATATATGGACGTCCTCAAGAGCTATGAGGAACTGCAGTTCCATAAGGATTATTTGAAGGAAGCCAAAAGTAAAATCTTGAG CTACACCCCTGGATCATGGATTGAGGAGGTGGGTGGCATGAAAGTGAGTGATTACAATATACCAAAAAAGATGACACTCTTGTTGATTGGTCCAAGAGGATCTGGAAAAAGCTGTCTTATTAACAAGATCTCCAGAGTGTTTGATGATGATCCTTTTACACCAGAAAGAGCTCAAGTATCGT ATTCTTCTGATGGAGATGGGACATATTTTCTCCACGAGTACACGATGCCAAAAGGTTCTAGTTCTTTCTGTTTGTATGACACACGTGGTTTGTCGGATGATTTgaatgaaaataagaaaattttggaCCGCTGGATGACAAAAGGGGTTCGTCATGGGAAGCTAATAATGAG GGATTCTGATGATGCACATCCGAAGTCTAACGTTAGCCGAAATAGATACTGTGCCAGTGAGACCAATGTGGTTAATTGTGTCATATTTGTTGTCAGTGCGGTCCAAATTCTGCAATCGATGGACAGTGATGATGAAACAAAGAGGCAACAAACTCGAGCTGTTGCTACAAATTTCAACTACCCTCTCTTGTCATTCAAAG ATGAAAAACCTATTGTTGTGCTCACACATGGTGATTTACTTTCACTTTCGGATCGTACGCGCATCCGCATGCATTTGGGACAGCTGCTGGGTATTCATCCCAAGAAACAATTTTTTGACATACCAG AAAGTGATGATTTTGGGACTAGGTTGACTATACTCAACATGCTGCGCCATTGTCTTGAGCATGCTGATAAAAACCTACCCTTCAAAAAAGACCTACCTTTCAAAAGCCCATATAGCAGCAAG GGGGCCTTGCAGATGCTTGCAGTACGTCTTCTATTGACATATGCGGTTCTAGCAATACTTTTTGGAATGGGGATGATGTTCAAGAATACTCTCAAAGCCAAAGTTGCCTCAGTTCCCGATTCACAGGTATCACAATCACATATGGACATAGATTGGCATGCAACTGCTGTTGATTCTGCACCCTATCTTCAGCCAGAGGCAATGCAACCACATGTAAAAGTAGAGTGTCATGCAAGTGAGGTTGATTTTGTTCGCAATCTTCACCCTGAGCCCCCCCAATCAGATGAAAACTTAGATTGTCGTGCAAGTGAGGTTGATTCTGTGCGCGATCTTCACCCTGAG GCCCCCCAATCAGATGAAAACTTAGATTGGGGTGCAATCCGACACTTATGGTCCGACTAA
- the LOC125874644 gene encoding uncharacterized protein LOC125874644 isoform X2: MGGDTTSPHSTLIHSTEESSFVLKFPDNPPSSPWFLSGSDLFGSKVENGEVGLGSMDLEEFFQASSDVIDEVNKKRIRNVYMDVLKSYEELQFHKDYLKEAKSKILSYTPGSWIEEVGGMKVSDYNIPKKMTLLLIGPRGSGKSCLINKISRVFDDDPFTPERAQVSYSSDGDGTYFLHEYTMPKGSSSFCLYDTRGLSDDLNENKKILDRWMTKGVRHGKLIMRDSDDAHPKSNVSRNRYCASETNVVNCVIFVVSAVQILQSMDSDDETKRQQTRAVATNFNYPLLSFKDEKPIVVLTHGDLLSLSDRTRIRMHLGQLLGIHPKKQFFDIPESDDFGTRLTILNMLRHCLEHADKNLPFKKDLPFKSPYSSKMLAVRLLLTYAVLAILFGMGMMFKNTLKAKVASVPDSQVSQSHMDIDWHATAVDSAPYLQPEAMQPHVKVECHASEVDFVRNLHPEPPQSDENLDCRASEVDSVRDLHPEVHQSDENLDCHASEVDSVLNLHPEAPQSDENLDWGAIRHLWSD; encoded by the exons ATGGGTGGAGATACTACATCCCCTCATTCCACCCTCATCCATTCCACTG AAGAATCATCTTTTGTTCTGAAGTTCCCTGATAATCCGCCAAGTTCGCCTTGGTTTCTCAG TGGTAGTGATCTTTTTGGCTCAAAAGTAGAGAATGGAGAAGTTGGACTAGGTTCTATGGATTTGGAGGAATTCTTTCAAGCTTCTTCAGATGTAATTGATGAGGTGAATAAAAAGCGGATAAGGAATGTATATATGGACGTCCTCAAGAGCTATGAGGAACTGCAGTTCCATAAGGATTATTTGAAGGAAGCCAAAAGTAAAATCTTGAG CTACACCCCTGGATCATGGATTGAGGAGGTGGGTGGCATGAAAGTGAGTGATTACAATATACCAAAAAAGATGACACTCTTGTTGATTGGTCCAAGAGGATCTGGAAAAAGCTGTCTTATTAACAAGATCTCCAGAGTGTTTGATGATGATCCTTTTACACCAGAAAGAGCTCAAGTATCGT ATTCTTCTGATGGAGATGGGACATATTTTCTCCACGAGTACACGATGCCAAAAGGTTCTAGTTCTTTCTGTTTGTATGACACACGTGGTTTGTCGGATGATTTgaatgaaaataagaaaattttggaCCGCTGGATGACAAAAGGGGTTCGTCATGGGAAGCTAATAATGAG GGATTCTGATGATGCACATCCGAAGTCTAACGTTAGCCGAAATAGATACTGTGCCAGTGAGACCAATGTGGTTAATTGTGTCATATTTGTTGTCAGTGCGGTCCAAATTCTGCAATCGATGGACAGTGATGATGAAACAAAGAGGCAACAAACTCGAGCTGTTGCTACAAATTTCAACTACCCTCTCTTGTCATTCAAAG ATGAAAAACCTATTGTTGTGCTCACACATGGTGATTTACTTTCACTTTCGGATCGTACGCGCATCCGCATGCATTTGGGACAGCTGCTGGGTATTCATCCCAAGAAACAATTTTTTGACATACCAG AAAGTGATGATTTTGGGACTAGGTTGACTATACTCAACATGCTGCGCCATTGTCTTGAGCATGCTGATAAAAACCTACCCTTCAAAAAAGACCTACCTTTCAAAAGCCCATATAGCAGCAAG ATGCTTGCAGTACGTCTTCTATTGACATATGCGGTTCTAGCAATACTTTTTGGAATGGGGATGATGTTCAAGAATACTCTCAAAGCCAAAGTTGCCTCAGTTCCCGATTCACAGGTATCACAATCACATATGGACATAGATTGGCATGCAACTGCTGTTGATTCTGCACCCTATCTTCAGCCAGAGGCAATGCAACCACATGTAAAAGTAGAGTGTCATGCAAGTGAGGTTGATTTTGTTCGCAATCTTCACCCTGAGCCCCCCCAATCAGATGAAAACTTAGATTGTCGTGCAAGTGAGGTTGATTCTGTGCGCGATCTTCACCCTGAGGTCCACCAATCAGATGAGAACTTAGATTGTCATGCAAGTGAGGTTGATTCTGTCCTCAATCTTCACCCTGAGGCCCCCCAATCAGATGAAAACTTAGATTGGGGTGCAATCCGACACTTATGGTCCGACTAA